In Citrus sinensis cultivar Valencia sweet orange chromosome 4, DVS_A1.0, whole genome shotgun sequence, one DNA window encodes the following:
- the LOC102616315 gene encoding polygalacturonase 1 beta-like protein 1 isoform X1, protein MFFSFPEEERSHSQCINNLSPWAPCTPSCSCSCSCLSVYVVGVELELAAGAAGHDVNAKENPFTPKAYLMRYWDKTIHNSLPKSPFLLSKASPLDAVDSSRFAKLAEQGTLSTALPSFCSSANLFCFPDLSPSSNHNTDSDFAVYNNKNFTNYGSGKVGGVDSFKNYSDGEPVPNLSFHRYSGESTSHNDKFNSYSSQGQFINQRFDKYGSSATDGAGDFSTYNPDNNDLGLSQFATYSNQGNRRAQSFSTYSNKGNAGKESFSSYGNNGEGARNEFKAYLHDTNAMETHFKSYSEAAHGGANDKFKSYGADGAFPIEFFKSYGNGGNAGVESFKEYNLNTFIASDYFKTYAENSKASQKVNFAAYGTSISARPHDFTRYGQNAKGHQNQIDFKTYGSAYTKFKDYAKSGVTFANYTEGTPVPNPSSGSSVNRWVEPGKFFRESMLKNGTLMPMPDIRDRMPRRSFLPLSIVSNLPFTGSKLNQLKEIFHASDNSTMESIIKDALSDCERAPSKGETKRCVASAEDMIDFATSVLGNNVALHTTENAKGSKQDIMIGTVKGINGGEVTKSVSCHQSLYPYLLYYCHSVPEVRVYEADILEPKTMAKINHGVAICHLDTSAWSATHGAFLTLGSSPGRIEVCHWIFENDLTWTIADVRG, encoded by the exons ATGTTCTTCAGCTTCCCTGAAGAAGAACGAAGTCATTCACAATGCATCAACAACTTAAGTCCCTGGGCTCCCTGCACTCCCTCTTGTTCATGCTCCTGCTCTTGTTTATCAGTGTACGTAGTTGGT GTTGAATTGGAACTGGCAGCAGGCGCAGCAGGTCATGACGTGAACGCCAAAGAAAACCCATTTACACCGAAAGCTTACCTGATGAGATACTGGGACAAAACCATCCACAACAGTCTGCCAAAATCACCCTTTCTTCTCTCAAAAGCGTCACCACTAGACGCCGTCGACTCGTCCAGATTTGCCAAACTCGCCGAACAAGGAACCCTGTCTACAGCCCTCCCATCCTTCTGCTCATCGGCTAACCTCTTCTGTTTCCCCGACTTATCGCCGAGCAGTAACCACAACACCGACTCCGACTTTGCAGTTTACAACAACAAGAATTTCACCAATTACGGTTCCGGAAAAGTGGGTGGAGTCGACTCGTTCAAGAACTACTCAGACGGTGAACCTGTCCCTAACCTCTCCTTCCACCGATACAGCGGTGAATCTACTTCTCACAACGATAAGTTCAACAGTTACTCATCTCAAGGtcaatttataaatcaaaGGTTTGACAAATACGGATCCAGCGCTACTGATGGCGCTGGTGATTTCTCCACTTACAATCCTGATAACAACGACTTGGGTCTCAGCCAGTTCGCTACTTACTCGAACCAAGGCAACCGCAGGGCCCAGTCTTTCTCCACTTACTCTAACAAGGGCAATGCAGGAAAGGAGTCGTTCTCGAGTTACGGGAATAACGGGGAGGGGGCACGCAATGAGTTTAAGGCGTATTTACACGACACAAATGCCATGGAGACCCACTTTAAATCCTATAGCGAGGCAGCTCACGGCGGCGCAAATGACAAGTTCAAGTCTTACGGGGCTGATGGGGCTTTCCCAATCGAGTTCTTCAAGAGCTATGGAAATGGTGGCAACGCTGGTGTTGAGAGTTTTAAGGAGTACAATTTGAATACTTTTATTGCTtctgattattttaaaacatatgCGGAGAATTCCAAAGCCTCCCAGAAGGTTAATTTTGCAGCTTACGGAACATCTATATCTGCACGTCCCCACGATTTCACACGTTACGGACAGAATGCGAAAGgacatcaaaatcaaattgatttcAAGACTTACGGATCAGCTTATACCAAGTTCAAAGATTATGCCAAATCCGGCGTAACTTTTGCCAACTACACTGAGGGGACCCCCGTTCCAAATCCTAGTAGTGGCAGTTCGGTAAATAGGTGGGTGGAGCCGGGCAAGTTCTTCCGCGAGTCCATGCTCAAGAACGGAACTTTGATGCCCATGCCTGACATTAGAGATAGAATGCCTCGAAGGTCGTTTCTGCCCCTCTCTATTGTTTCCAACTTGCCTTTTACGGGCTCCAAACTGAACCAACTGAAGGAAATATTTCATGCGAGTGATAATTCCACAATGGAGAGTATAATTAAGGATGCCTTGAGCGATTGCGAGCGGGCACCAAGCAAGGGCGAGACCAAACGGTGCGTTGCCTCAGCAGAGGACATGATTGACTTTGCCACGTCGGTACTTGGAAACAACGTGGCACTCCATACAACTGAGAACGCTAAGGGGTCAAAGCAAGATATCATGATCGGAACGGTCAAGGGGATCAACGGCGGTGAAGTCACCAAATCTGTCTCGTGCCATCAAAGCCTGTACCCATATTTGCTTTACTACTGCCACTCTGTGCCAGAAGTCCGGGTTTATGAAGCTGATATTTTGGAACCTAAAACCATGGCCAAAATCAATCACGGCGTCGCCATCTGTCACTTGGATACTTCTGCTTGGAGCGCAACTCATGGAGCTTTCTTGACTTTAGGTTCAAGTCCAGGACGGATCGAAGTTTGTCATTGGATTTTTGAGAATGATTTGACCTGGACAATTGCTGATGTACGTGGTTAG
- the LOC102613390 gene encoding uncharacterized protein At4g28440, with protein sequence MAESKSGLRKPVFTKVDQLRPGTSGHTLTVKVVSTKMVLQKGRGDGTQVRQMRIAECLVGDETGMIIFTARNDQVDLMKEGTTVILRNAKIDMFKGSMRLAVDKWGRVEVAEPANFTVKEDNNLSLIEYELVNVVEE encoded by the exons ATGGCAGAATCAAAATCAGGATTGAGGAAACCAGTTTTTACCAAGGTTGATCAGCTACGCCCGGGTACTAGTGGGCACACTCTCACAGTGAAGGTCGTGAGTACGAAGATGGTATTGCAGAAGGGTCGTGGTGATGGAACACAAGTACGTCAGATGCGAATTGCTGAATGCTTGGTTGGTGATGAGACAGGAATGATTATCTTTACTGCTAGAAATGATCAAG TGGACCTGATGAAAGAGGGTACTACTGTGATTCTGCGCAATGCAAAAATTGACATGTTTAAAGGATCAATGAGACTTGCTGTGGACAAGTGGGGCCGTGTTGAAGTTGCAGAGCCTGCCAATTTCACCGTGAAGGAAGATAACAACCTCTCTCTGATTGAATATGAGCTTGTGAATGTTGTAGAAGAGTGA
- the LOC102612490 gene encoding uncharacterized protein LOC102612490: protein MAANCGRRTLQVASASAKTLLSRSSSAAAKLSGLASTSKPTSASRLSSLHKLSLSRVPVELGGALSLMPLHNVTASALFTSLLSLNNQNWGCLSEGFATPL from the exons ATGGCGGCTAATTGCGGTAGAAGAACCCTACAAGTCGCTTCTGCTTCGGCTAAAACCCTTCTCAGCCGTTCATCTTCAGCTGCTGCAAAGTTGAGTGGACTAGCTTCCACCTCTAAGCCCACCTCTGCTTCTCGCTTGTCATCTCTTCAcaaactctctctctccag GGTTCCTGTGGAGCTGGGTGGGGCGCTGTCTTTAATGCCTTTGCATAATGTTACTGCATCGGCCTTGTTCACATCGTTGCTGTCTTTGAACAATCAAAACTGGGGCTGTCTATCAGAAG
- the LOC102616315 gene encoding polygalacturonase 1 beta-like protein 1 isoform X2, whose translation MHQQLKSLGSLHSLLFMLLLLFISVELELAAGAAGHDVNAKENPFTPKAYLMRYWDKTIHNSLPKSPFLLSKASPLDAVDSSRFAKLAEQGTLSTALPSFCSSANLFCFPDLSPSSNHNTDSDFAVYNNKNFTNYGSGKVGGVDSFKNYSDGEPVPNLSFHRYSGESTSHNDKFNSYSSQGQFINQRFDKYGSSATDGAGDFSTYNPDNNDLGLSQFATYSNQGNRRAQSFSTYSNKGNAGKESFSSYGNNGEGARNEFKAYLHDTNAMETHFKSYSEAAHGGANDKFKSYGADGAFPIEFFKSYGNGGNAGVESFKEYNLNTFIASDYFKTYAENSKASQKVNFAAYGTSISARPHDFTRYGQNAKGHQNQIDFKTYGSAYTKFKDYAKSGVTFANYTEGTPVPNPSSGSSVNRWVEPGKFFRESMLKNGTLMPMPDIRDRMPRRSFLPLSIVSNLPFTGSKLNQLKEIFHASDNSTMESIIKDALSDCERAPSKGETKRCVASAEDMIDFATSVLGNNVALHTTENAKGSKQDIMIGTVKGINGGEVTKSVSCHQSLYPYLLYYCHSVPEVRVYEADILEPKTMAKINHGVAICHLDTSAWSATHGAFLTLGSSPGRIEVCHWIFENDLTWTIADVRG comes from the exons ATGCATCAACAACTTAAGTCCCTGGGCTCCCTGCACTCCCTCTTGTTCATGCTCCTGCTCTTGTTTATCAGT GTTGAATTGGAACTGGCAGCAGGCGCAGCAGGTCATGACGTGAACGCCAAAGAAAACCCATTTACACCGAAAGCTTACCTGATGAGATACTGGGACAAAACCATCCACAACAGTCTGCCAAAATCACCCTTTCTTCTCTCAAAAGCGTCACCACTAGACGCCGTCGACTCGTCCAGATTTGCCAAACTCGCCGAACAAGGAACCCTGTCTACAGCCCTCCCATCCTTCTGCTCATCGGCTAACCTCTTCTGTTTCCCCGACTTATCGCCGAGCAGTAACCACAACACCGACTCCGACTTTGCAGTTTACAACAACAAGAATTTCACCAATTACGGTTCCGGAAAAGTGGGTGGAGTCGACTCGTTCAAGAACTACTCAGACGGTGAACCTGTCCCTAACCTCTCCTTCCACCGATACAGCGGTGAATCTACTTCTCACAACGATAAGTTCAACAGTTACTCATCTCAAGGtcaatttataaatcaaaGGTTTGACAAATACGGATCCAGCGCTACTGATGGCGCTGGTGATTTCTCCACTTACAATCCTGATAACAACGACTTGGGTCTCAGCCAGTTCGCTACTTACTCGAACCAAGGCAACCGCAGGGCCCAGTCTTTCTCCACTTACTCTAACAAGGGCAATGCAGGAAAGGAGTCGTTCTCGAGTTACGGGAATAACGGGGAGGGGGCACGCAATGAGTTTAAGGCGTATTTACACGACACAAATGCCATGGAGACCCACTTTAAATCCTATAGCGAGGCAGCTCACGGCGGCGCAAATGACAAGTTCAAGTCTTACGGGGCTGATGGGGCTTTCCCAATCGAGTTCTTCAAGAGCTATGGAAATGGTGGCAACGCTGGTGTTGAGAGTTTTAAGGAGTACAATTTGAATACTTTTATTGCTtctgattattttaaaacatatgCGGAGAATTCCAAAGCCTCCCAGAAGGTTAATTTTGCAGCTTACGGAACATCTATATCTGCACGTCCCCACGATTTCACACGTTACGGACAGAATGCGAAAGgacatcaaaatcaaattgatttcAAGACTTACGGATCAGCTTATACCAAGTTCAAAGATTATGCCAAATCCGGCGTAACTTTTGCCAACTACACTGAGGGGACCCCCGTTCCAAATCCTAGTAGTGGCAGTTCGGTAAATAGGTGGGTGGAGCCGGGCAAGTTCTTCCGCGAGTCCATGCTCAAGAACGGAACTTTGATGCCCATGCCTGACATTAGAGATAGAATGCCTCGAAGGTCGTTTCTGCCCCTCTCTATTGTTTCCAACTTGCCTTTTACGGGCTCCAAACTGAACCAACTGAAGGAAATATTTCATGCGAGTGATAATTCCACAATGGAGAGTATAATTAAGGATGCCTTGAGCGATTGCGAGCGGGCACCAAGCAAGGGCGAGACCAAACGGTGCGTTGCCTCAGCAGAGGACATGATTGACTTTGCCACGTCGGTACTTGGAAACAACGTGGCACTCCATACAACTGAGAACGCTAAGGGGTCAAAGCAAGATATCATGATCGGAACGGTCAAGGGGATCAACGGCGGTGAAGTCACCAAATCTGTCTCGTGCCATCAAAGCCTGTACCCATATTTGCTTTACTACTGCCACTCTGTGCCAGAAGTCCGGGTTTATGAAGCTGATATTTTGGAACCTAAAACCATGGCCAAAATCAATCACGGCGTCGCCATCTGTCACTTGGATACTTCTGCTTGGAGCGCAACTCATGGAGCTTTCTTGACTTTAGGTTCAAGTCCAGGACGGATCGAAGTTTGTCATTGGATTTTTGAGAATGATTTGACCTGGACAATTGCTGATGTACGTGGTTAG
- the LOC102613096 gene encoding polygalacturonase 1 beta-like protein 3: MNAKPKPMESLLSLFSFFFVLLYSFLLLSVKVTLAGGANTSGDVLKGKENPFSPKAYLMRYWDKTVSKNSPKPHFLLSKASPLNAVETATYSKLAEQKTLSSVLPSFCSSAKLFCFPDLSPSLEKHGADANFAVYENKNFTNYGTAGLGGVNSFKNYSEDGNVEVDSFRRYSRDSAGHNDKFSAYASHSNVVDDSFNTYGTGATGGAGDFKSYNREVNVPNLRFTSYSDAGNGRAQTFSSYTENTNSGGESFSSYGKNGNGLPNEFMSYAKESNVIQSNFTSYGEAGNAANDTFKSYGSDGNVPEQNFKSYGDGGNSGIESFTSYNPQSNVGANNFKSYAKSSNTEKVNFANYQEDFNSVSHKFSGYGENADGQKIGFKVYGPDRSFKDYAKTGVTFASYSKSGSGSASGSSVNKNNNKWVEPGKFFRESMLKTGTVMPMPDIRDKMPQRSFLPRAIVSKLPFSSSNVNVLKEIFHASENSSMESIIKDALSECERPPSKGETKRCIDSAEDMIDFATSVLGNSVTLRTTQNVQGSKQNIMIGSVKGINGGKVTQSVSCHQSLFPYLLYYCHSVPKVRVYEADLLDPKTKAKINHGVAICHIDTSAWSQTHGAFLALGSGPGRIEVCHWIFENDLTWTIVDRMV; the protein is encoded by the exons atgaacGCAAAACCTAAGCCCATGGAgtctctcctctctctcttctccttcttcttcgtGCTGCTTTATTCATTTCTCCTCttaagt GTTAAGGTTACGTTGGCAGGTGGCGCCAATACTTCCGGCGACGTCTTAAAAGGCAAAGAAAACCCATTCTCACCAAAGGCTTACCTGATGCGATACTGGGACAAAACCGTGAGCAAAAATTCACCAAAACCACACTTTCTTCTCTCAAAAGCCTCCCCATTGAACGCCGTCGAAACGGCGACTTATTCCAAACTCGCCGAGCAGAAAACCCTCTCCTCAGTCCTCCCGTCCTTTTGCTCGTCCGCTAAACTCTTCTGCTTCCCCGACTTGTCGCCGAGTCTCGAAAAACACGGCGCCGACGCCAACTTCGCTGTTTATGAAAACAAGAACTTCACCAATTACGGAACCGCTGGACTCGGTGGAGTCAACTCCTTCAAGAACTACTCGGAGGACGGAAACGTCGAAGTGGACTCGTTCCGCCGATACAGCCGCGACTCAGCGGGTCACAATGACAAATTCTCCGCTTACGCCTCTCATAGCAACGTTGTCGACGACAGCTTCAACACATACGGAACCGGCGCCACTGGTGGCGCTGGTGATTTCAAGAGTTACAACAGAGAAGTCAACGTCCCGAACCTCAGATTCACATCGTATTCGGATGCCGGTAACGGCAGGGCCCAGACGTTCTCGAGCTACACCGAAAATACCAACTCAGGTGGGGAGTCGTTCTCGAGTTACGGGAAGAACGGGAACGGGTTGCCCAACGAGTTTATGTCTTACGCGAAAGAGTCGAATGTGATACAGAGCAACTTCACATCGTATGGGGAGGCGGGTAACGCGGCAAACGACACGTTCAAGTCGTACGGGAGTGATGGGAACGTGCCGGAGCAGAATTTCAAGAGCTATGGAGATGGTGGCAATTCTGGTATCGAGAGTTTTACCAGTTACAATCCGCAGTCCAATGTGGGTGCAAATAACTTCAAATCATACGCCAAGAGTTCCAACACTGAGAAAGTCAATTTCGCTAATTACCAGGAGGATTTCAACAGTGTCTCGCATAAATTCTCTGGATACGGGGAGAATGCGGACGGACAAAAGATCGGGTTCAAAGTTTATGGACCAGATCGCAGTTTTAAAGACTATGCCAAAACCGGTGTAACTTTTGCCAGCTACAGTAAAAGCGGCTCTGGCTCAGCCAGTGGCAGTTCggtgaataaaaataataataaatgggtGGAGCCGGGCAAGTTCTTCCGCGAGTCTATGCTGAAGACGGGAACTGTGATGCCAATGCCTGACATTCGAGATAAAATGCCTCAAAGGTCGTTTCTGCCCCGGGCCATCGTTTCCAAGTTACCATTTTCGAGTTCCAATGTAAACGTACTCAAGGAAATATTCCATGCAAGTGAAAATTCTAGCATGGAGAGTATAATCAAGGATGCGTTGAGCGAGTGTGAGCGGCCACCAAGCAAGGGCGAGACCAAACGGTGCATTGACTCAGCCGAGGATATGATTGACTTCGCCACCTCAGTACTGGGAAACAGCGTGACTCTTCGTACAACTCAGAACGTGCAAGGGTCAAAACAGAACATTATGATTGGTTCAGTGAAGGGAATCAACGGTGGCAAAGTCACCCAATCTGTCTCTTGTCACCAAAGCTTGTTTCCATATTTGCTATACTACTGCCACTCGGTTCCAAAAGTGAGGGTGTATGAAGCTGATTTATTGGATCCCAAAACCAAGGCTAAAATCAATCACGGTGTTGCCATCTGTCACATCGATACGTCTGCTTGGAGCCAGACTCATGGAGCATTCTTGGCTTTGGGTTCGGGTCCAGGGCGGATCGAAGTTTGTCACTGGATTTTCGAGAATGATTTGACTTGGACCATTGTTGATCGTATGGTTTAG
- the LOC102612793 gene encoding polygalacturonase 1 beta-like protein 3, with product MLHLLSSPLFFLLLLSLCFLNHVNYLGGTEISDSIDMKQNPFTPKAHLIRYWDKEIRSNLPKSPFLLSKASPLNAVDSASFAKLAAQNALSSVLPSFCSSAKLFCFPDLSNSLEKHDTDSNFARYLNKNFTNYGTSRVGGADSFKNYSDGDNLPVDSFRRYSRDAVGHHDKFSNYAPGSNVADQSFNTYGASASGGAGSFKNYNEEVNVPHLRFTSYASEGNGRAHSFTTYAEKTNSGSEEFANYGKNANGAPNAFTGYGKETNVIGSGFSNYGEGANGANDSFTSYGEDGNVPNNRFNNYGAGGNAAVESFSNYRDQANVGDDSFQSYGKDSKSGKVNFANYGNSFNEGTDVFKGYGEAARGQTVGFKMYGVNNTFKDYAKNGVTFAKYNNDSSGVQNIKKPSGSLLNRWVEPGKFFRESVLKKGSVMAMPDIQDKMPKRSFLPRTIVSKLPFSSSKIKDMKEIFHAVDNSSMESIIKEALGDCERAPSAGETKRCVGSVEDMIDFATSILGRNVVVRTTENVNGSKKKIVIGSVKGINGGKVTKSVSCHQSLFPYLLYYCHSVPKVRVYEADILDANTKAKINHGVAICHLDTSAWSPTHGAFLALGSGPGKIEVCHWIFENDMTWTTAD from the exons ATGCTTCACCTCCTGTCTTCTCCTCTCTTCTTCCTCCTGCTCTTATCCCTCTGTTTTCTTAATCAT GTTAATTATTTGGGCGGCACCGAGATTTCAGACAGCATTGATATGAAACAGAATCCATTCACTCCAAAAGCTCACCTGATTCGATACTGGGACAAAGAGATCCGCAGCAATTTACCAAAATCTCCTTTTCTCCTCTCAAAGGCCTCTCCCTTAAACGCGGTGGACTCGGCGAGTTTCGCCAAACTCGCCGCCCAAAATGCTCTCTCTTCGGTCCTCCCGTCCTTTTGCTCCTCCGCCAAACTCTTTTGTTTCCCCGATTTATCCAACAGTCTTGAAAAACACGACACCGACTCCAACTTTGCCCGTTACCTCAACAAGAACTTCACCAATTACGGCACCAGTCGAGTCGGCGGCGCGGACTCCTTCAAGAATTACTCCGACGGCGATAATCTCCCCGTAGATTCCTTCCGTCGTTACAGCCGTGACGCCGTCGGCCACCACGATAAATTTTCCAACTATGCCCCTGGCTCCAACGTCGCCGACCAGAGCTTCAATACCTACGGCGCCAGCGCATCGGGTGGCGCCGGCAGCTTCAAGAACTACAACGAGGAAGTCAATGTTCCGCATCTCCGATTCACCAGTTACGCGTCGGAAGGCAACGGTCGGGCCCACTCGTTCACTACCTACGCCGAGAAGACTAACTCCGGCAGCGAAGAGTTCGCGAACTACGGGAAGAACGCAAACGGAGCCCCGAATGCGTTTACTGGTTACGGAAAAGAAACGAATGTGATTGGTTCGGGTTTTTCGAATTACGGCGAGGGGGCCAATGGGGCTAATGATAGTTTCACTTCCTACGGAGAAGATGGAAACGTTCCGAACAATAGGTTTAATAACTACGGCGCCGGTGGCAATGCCGCCGTTGAAAGCTTCTCTAATTACAGAGACCAAGCCAATGTTGGTGATGATTCGTTTCAGTCATACGGCAAGGATTCAAAATCTGGTAAGGTCAATTTCGCAAATTACGGGAATTCTTTCAACGAAGGTACGGACGTGTTCAAAGGATATGGTGAGGCAGCCCGCGGGCAGACCGTAGGTTTCAAGATGTACGGAGTTAACAACACCTTCAAAGATTATGCAAAAAACGGCGTCACTTTTGCGAAGTATAACAATGACAGTTCTGGtgttcaaaatataaagaaaccGAGTGGCAGTTTGCTCAATAGGTGGGTGGAGCCGGGCAAATTCTTTAGAGAGTCCGTGCTGAAGAAAGGGAGCGTGATGGCAATGCCTGACATTCAAGATAAAATGCCCAAAAGGTCGTTTCTGCCCCGCACTATTGTTTCGAAATTGCCGTTTTCCAGTTCTAAAATTAAGGACATGAAGGAAATATTCCACGCTGTTGATAATTCGTCGATGGAGAGTATAATTAAAGAGGCGTTGGGCGACTGCGAGAGGGCACCGAGCGCGGGCGAGACCAAACGGTGCGTGGGCTCAGTGGAAGACATGATCGACTTTGCCACTTCCATTTTGGGCCGCAATGTGGTGGTCCGTACAACCGAGAATGTGAATGGGTCAAAGAAGAAGATCGTGATCGGATCCGTCAAAGGAATCAATGGTGGTAAAGTCACTAAATCAGTTTCTTGTCATCAAAGCTTGTTTCCTTATCTGCTTTATTACTGCCACTCTGTTCCTAAAGTTCGCGTGTATGAAGCCGATATCTTGGATGCTAACACGAAAGCCAAGATCAATCATGGGGTTGCCATCTGTCACTTGGATACCTCAGCTTGGAGCCCGACCCACGGAGCCTTCTTGGCTTTGGGTTCGGGTCCCGGGAAGATCGAGGTTTGCCACTGGATTTTTGAGAATGATATGACTTGGACCACCGCTGATTAG